GCTCGCTCAGGGCGAACGCGGGCGACCACTCGCCCGTCGCGCACCGGGGCAGGAAGCGCTCCTTGAGCTCCTGGCTGCCGAAGAGCTGGATCGGCAGCGACCCCAGCTCCTGGACCATCAGGATCAACGCGCAGGAGGCGTCGACCTTCGCGATCTCCTCGACGGCCATCTGCAGCATGAGCGTCCCGGTGCCCATGCCGCCGAACTCCTCGGCGAAGGGCAGCGCCAGGACGTCGTTCTCGGCCAGGAGCTTGCGGACGTCCCACGGGTACTCGCCCGTGGCGTCGATCTCGGCCGCACGCGGGGCGATCTGCTCCTGGGCGAGCTGCCGGACCAGCGCCACGAAGTCGCGATGCTCCTGCGGGACGTCGTACAGGTCGAAGTACGCGGACTCGGTGGCGGCCATGCCCGCATGGTATTGCCGCCCCCGCCGACGCGGATGGTGTCGGGGCACGTCGGGTAGCCCTCGCGCCATGACCATGGGAACGTCGGTCTTCCTCATCGCCCTGGGCGCCATCCTCCGCTATGCGGTCGAGGATGCGATCTCGGGCGTCAACCTGGCCACGGTCGGCCTCATCCTCATGATCGCCGGCATCGTCGGCATCGTCCTGAGCTTCCTGATGATGGCCATGGCGCGTGACCGCAGGGCGGAGGTCGTGCACGAGCGGCGCACGGTCGACCCGTACGCGCGTCCGTAGCGTCCGCTGCGCGGCGCGGCCGATAGCGTGGGCGCCGTGCTTCGCGCGGCGCCGCGCATCCGTCCCGCCGAGGACACCGAGGTCCCGCTCGCCGTCGAGGCGCTGCGCCGCGCGGGCTTCTCGGGCGACGGCATCGTCCGGCTGCTCGAGTACCCCCGCCGGTCCGCGCACGGGATCGTCATGCTCGCCGACGGCCGGACGAGCCCCCAGGGCGTCGTCTGCTGCGCGGTCTTCGCGCGCACCGGCTGGATCGGCGCGCTCGGCGTCCTGCCGGGCGCGCGGCGCCGCGGCCTGGGCCAGGCGCTGACCGAGACGGCGACGGCGTGGCTGCGCGAGCACGGCGCCGAGACGGTGCTGCTCTACGCCACGGAGATGGGCCGGCCCGTCTACGAGCGCCTCGGCTTCGTCGCCGAGGGCAGCGCCACGGCCTGGCGCGGCGTCGCCGGCGACGGCCTCCCGTCCGGCGTGCCCGCCGCGCGCCCGCTGGTCGAGGGCGACCGCGCCGGCATCCGCGCGGTCGACGAGGCGGCGACCGGCGAGCGGCGCGACGTCATGCTCGACGCGGTCCGCCCGCTCTACGGGATGGGCGTCGACGCGGCCGACGGCTCGGGCCTCGCCGGCTGGGCGCTGCGCTCCCCGTGGGGCACCGGGGCCGCCATCGCCGCCCGCGACCCCGACGCCGGCCTGCACCTCCTGGCGGGCGCGACCGACGGCCCGCTGCCGGGGACGCTCGTCGTCCCGGACGCCAACGAGCCGGCGCGCAGGGCCCTGCGCTCCTGGGGCTTCGCCCGGCTCAACAGCGCCGAGCGCATGCGCCTAGGCCCGGCCGTCGCCTGGCGCCCCGAGCGGCAGTTCGGGCTCTTCAACCTCTTCTGGGGCTGAGAGGGCGGCGAGGACCTCGCGCGCCGCGCGCTCGCCCGAGCTCACCGCGCCGTCCATGTAGCCGTTCCACACCGTCGCCGTCTCGGCCCCGGCCCAGTGCAGCGGGCCGACCGGCGCGCGCAGCGCCTGGCCGAAGTCCGTCCAGCCGCCCGGCGGCAGGTAGCCGCCGTAGCAGCCGCGGCTGAACTCCTCGTCCATCCACGCCTTGTCGACGTAGCCCGTCGGGCGCAGCGCGCGGGCGCCGAAGAGCCCGGCGAGGCCGTCGAGCACGACCCGGCGGCGCTCGTCCTGGGATGCCATGGCCATGCGCCGCGCGACGCGCCCCTCGAGGAAGCCGAGCAGGACGCCGGGCGAGCCCGACGGCGGCGTGTTGTCGTAGACGACTTTGCAGGCCCCCTCCGGGTCCAGGGCCTGGCCCGAGAGGCCGTCGGCCCGCCAGAACGGCTCGTCGTAGACCGCCATGCACTTGATGACGCTGCCCTGGGCCATGCGCTGCGTGAGCCCGTCGCGCACCGCGGGCAGCGCCGGGCGGTAGACGAGGCGCCCGGCGAGGGCCGGCGGGACCGCGAGGACCGCACGGCGGGCACGCGCCTCGCCGCCGTCCCAGCGCACCGTGACGCCGCGGGCCTCGTCGTGGTCGACCTGGCGCACCGGCGTGCCGAGCAGGATCCGGTCGTGGCCGACGCGCTCGGCCAGGCGCAGGCTCAGCAGCTGCGAGCCGCCGTGGAAGCGCCACTGCTGCGCGCCGCCCTCGGTGTCGACGAGCGCGTCGAACCCGCCGGCGCTGTGGATGTAGAAGAGGACGTGCAGGAGCGAGACGTCGCGCGCGTCGGCCGCCCAGACCGCGTCGATGGCGGTGCGCAGCAGCGTGCGGCCGGCCGCCGTCGCGACGGTGCGCCGCACCCACGTCTCGAAGGTCAGCCCGTCGAGGCGCTCGGCGTCCGGCGCCGTCCAGGGCGCATCGAGCGGGACGGTGCGGGCGAGGCGGTCGAGGCGCAGCTGGGCCTGGCCGACGTCGGCCAGCGCCACGGGCGACAGCCACGGGATCGTCCCCCGGTAGCGGCGGGTGCGGCCCTTCCAGCGCACCGCGTTCCAGCCCTTGCCGTGCGTGGGGTAGGTCGCGACGCCGAGCTCGCGGGCGAGCTCGAGGAGCCGATGCTGGGTCGGGCCGACCCACTGGCCGCCGAGCTCGACGACCTGCCCGGCGTCGTCGATGGGCTCGTTGAGCGTGCGCCCGCCGACGCGGTCGCGCGCCTCGACCACCAGCACCTCGCGCCCGGCCTGCTGCAGCGCCCGGGCGGCGCTCAACCCCGCCAGCCCCGCCCCCACGACGACGACGTCGGCCTCCATGCGCAGACCCTATGCGCCGCCGTCTAGGCTCGCGAGCCGATGGACCACGCCGCACTGCGCCGCCGCCTCGACGCCGCGACCGCCGGGCTCGAGGCGCCCTTCGCGGTCGTCGACCTCGACGCGTTCGACGCCAACGCCGCGGACATGGTGCGCCGGGCCGGCGGCACGCCCATCCGCCTCGCCTCGAAGTCCGTGCGCTGCGTCGCCCTGCTGCGACGAGCGCTGGAGCGCCCGGGCTTCGCGGGCGTCCTGGCCTTCACCCTGCCCGAGGCGCTGTGGCTCGCTCGCCAGGGCTTCGAGGATGTCGTCGTCGCCTACCCGACCGCCGACCGCCACGCCGTCGGCGAGCTCGCCGCGGACGCGCGGCTGCGCGAGCGGGTCACGGTCATGGTCGACGACGTGGCACACCTCGACCTGCTCGCCGATGCGACGGGGTCTGACCCCGTCGCACTGCCGGATGCGACGGGGTCTGACCCCGTCGCATTGCGGGTGTGCCTCGACCTGGACACGTCGTGGCGGCCGCTCGGTGGGCGGGTGCGCATCGGCGCACGCCGCTCGCCGCTGCGCACGCCGGCGCAGGCGGCGGCCCTGGCGCGCGCGGCGCTCGACCGCGGCCTGGTCGTCGACGGCGTCATGGCCTACGAGGCGCAGGTGGCGGGCGTGGGCGACGCGCCGCCCGGCAAGCGGCTCTACGGCACCGCGCTGCGGGCGGTGCAGGCCGGGTCGATGCGCGAGCTGCGGGCCCGCCGTGCCGCGGTGGTGGCCGCCGTGCGCGGCGTCGTGCCCGACCTGCGGTTCGTCAACGGCGGCGGCACCGGCTCGCTCGAGCGCACCGCGGCGGAGCCCGCCGTGACGGAGCTCGGCGCGGGCAGCGGCCTCTTCGGCCCCACCCTCTTCGACGGCTACCGCGCCTTCCGCCCGCGCCCCGCCGCGCTCTTCGCGCTGCCGGTCGTCCGCCGCCCCGGCCCGGGCGTCGCGACGGTGCTCGGCGGCGGCTACCCCGCCTCCGGCGCCGCGGGCCGCGACCGGCTCGTGTCCCCGTTCCTGCCCGACGGCCTGCGCCTCGACGGGCAGGAGGGCGCCGGCGAGGTCCAGACCCCGGTCCTCGGCGCCGCCGCGGACGGCCTGCGCATCGGCGACCGCGTGTGGGCGCGCCACGCGAAGGCCGGCGAGCTCTGCGAGCGCTTCGCCGCCTTGCACCTCGTCGCCGGCGACGAGGTGGTCGAGACCGTCCCGACCTACCGCGGCGAGGGCCAGACCTTCCTCTGAGCGCACGAGCACGGTGACGCCGCCACGTCGGCGACTGCGACGCGCTCGGCGTCGGCGGGCGCCGCCGGTCAGGCCGCCGCCGCGACGCCCGCCGCCGCGCGGAGGTTCGCCGCCGGCGCGCCGCCGGGCACCGGCCCGTCGCTGAGCACGAGGTCCGCTCCGGCGCGCTCGGCCGCCGCGGCGATCGCCGGCCAGCGCGCGGCGAAGGCGCCGGGGTCCTGGTCCCACAGCGCCGGGTCCAGCCGGACGGCGCCGCCGGCCGGCGGCTCGCCCGTCCCCGCCCACGCCCGGGCCACGGCGGCGTACCCGCCGGCCACGGCGTCCGCCCCCACGCCGTCGGGCAGCCAGAGGACACCGTCGAGGCGGTGGTGGGCCAGCGCGCGCACGAGCGGCCGGTGCGCTCCCGCGCGGTCGACGTCGTCCAGCGCGCCGGCCCCCTCCTCCACCACCACGACCAGCGAGGCGCCCGCCTCGGCGTAGGCGCCGAGGAGCGCCGCGAGCGCGTCGGCCACCAGGTCGGCGAGCTCGGCCTGCGCGCCGGCGTCGTGCGCCGCGTCGCCCAGGACCTCCGGCGCCAGCCGCGCGGCGACCGTCCACGGACCGGTGAGCGTCGCGGCGACCGGCCGGCCCGCCCGCCCCACGCCGACGAGCGTCCGCACGAGCTCGGCCGCCTCCGCGGTGGGCGCCGTCCGGGCGAGCGGCGCCGCGTCGAGCAACCGGTCGCTCCAGTGCGCACCGCCGGCGAGCGCCGCGCGCAGCGCCGCCGCCTCGAGCTCGCCGTCGAGGTGCGAGACGACCACCGCCGGCTCGGCGACCGCGACGGCGTCGCGCAGCGCGTAGGCCCAGCCGACCGGGTCCCGGAGGCGGTCGGTCCGCGGCCGGCCGCTCAGCCGGGCGGCGACCTCGTCGAGGACCGGGGCGATGCGCAGGGCCATGGCGCGAGCGTCCCAGCGCCCGCCCGCCGCCGCCCCGCGCAACCTCACATCGTCGCGGCGCCCGCCTGTCGGGTCTCGACAACGCCGGGGGCGCCGAGGACCTGCGCCACGTGGGCGTTCGTGAAGACCCCCTCCGGGTCCAGCGCCGCCCGCTGGGCCTGGAAGGCGTCCCAGCGCGGGTACAGCGGCGCGAGCTCCCGGGCGGTGAGGGCATGGCGCTTGCCCCAGTGCGGCCGGCCGCCGTGGGCCAGCGCAATGGCCTGCACGGCGGCGAAGAGCTCCTCGAACGGCATCCCGCGGTACGCGTGCACGGCGACGTACGCCGACGCGCGGCCGTGGGCGGTCCCGAGATCGGCGTCGTCGGGCGCCACGAAGCGCACCTCGAAGGGGAAGTTCACCGGGTAGCGGCGCTCGTCGCACCACGCCCGCACCGCCCGCACGACGTCCGCCGCGGCCGCCCGCGGCAGCGACCACTCGGTCTCCGTGAAGCGCACGTGGCGTGGCGAGGCGAAGCAGCGGAAGCTGCGGTCGACCTTCGTCGAGGTCCCGGCGAGGCGGGTGACGAGCCGGTTGAGCAACGGGATGGACGAGGGGAAGCGCGCGCCCAGGCGCACCAGCAGCTCGAGGCCGGTGTTCGTCGTCCACGTCTCGCGCCGCTGGCCCCACGGCCCCGGCGGCCGTGGCGGGCCGTCGACGACGTCGCTCGTGCGCGTGAGCGCGTCGCGCGCGTACGGGAAGCAGAACAGCTCGAAGTGCGGGTGGGCGGCGATCCGCTCGTCGAGGCTGTCGAGCACGTCCTCGAGCGGCTCGGGCCGGTCGACGCGCCGCAGCGTGAACGCGGGCACGACGCGCAGCTCGACCGCCGTCACGACGCCCAGCGCCCCCACCGCGACGCACGCCGCCCGGAAGAGCCCGTCGTCGGCGTCGTCGCGCGCCGCCCGGACCACCGAGCCGTCCGCCGTCACGAGCTCGACCGCCTCGACCTGCTGGGGCAGCGACGGCTTGGCGCCGCCCGTGCCGTGCGTCGAGGTCGCGAGCGCGCCCGCGATGGCCTGCACGTCGATGTCGCCGAGGTTCTCCAGCGCGAGTCCGTGGCGGTCCAGCTCCCGCGACAGCGCGTTGATCGTCGTGCCGCCCGCGACGCGCACGCGGCCGCCGGCCCGGTCGACGTCCAGGACCCCCGCGAGCCGGTCGAGGGACAGGAGCGTCCCGTCGGTCAGGACGACCGGCGTGAAGGAGTGCCCGGCGCCCGCGACGCGCACGACCTGCCCGGCCTCGCGGGCCTCGACGACGGCCCGGGCCACCTCACCCGCCGTCGACGGCCGCAGCGTGCGCGCCGGTGCGCAGCGCAGCTCGCCGGACCAGTTCTCCCACACGGGGGCGACTGTACGCTGCCGCACTACCCTGCGAGGACGACCCCGTCCCCGACCGCGATGGCCCACCCCTTGAGCGACCCCGAGATCGAGAAGACCCCCCAGGAGGTGGCGCAGGCCCTCGAGCAGGGCAGCGTCCAGCTCATCGACGTCCGCGAGCCCTACGAGTGGGAGGCCGGCCGCATCGACGGCGCGCGCCACATCGAGCTCGAACGGCTCTCCTCGCAGGCCGCGTCGATCGACAAGGACACGCCCGTGGTCTTCCAGTGCCGCGCGGGCGTGCGGTCGATGATGGCCGCCCAGGCGTTCAAGCGCGCGGGCTTCGACGCGTGGTCGATGGCCGGCGGCATCGAGGCGTGGGACCAGGCCGGCCTGCCGCTCGTGCCCGAGGGCGGGCACGTCGCCGACCACTAGCCCCTGCGCCGCCCTCGCCCCCGCGCGCGGCGCCTGGCGCCGCTGGTCCTCGCCGCGCTCGTGACCGGGTGCGGTGCGGCGACCGAGCCCGAGCGCGAGCCGCCCGGTCCGCCGCTGCCCGCCCGTTGGGAGCACGGCCTCGACGTCACGGCCTACGAGCGCGACGCGTTCAGCTGGCCCCGGGCGGCGCGCGCGATCGCCGACGCCCGGACCCGCGCGGGCGCGACCGTCGTCGCGATCGCCCCGGTGCTCTACGTCGACGACGCGCGCGACAGCACCGTCGCGCCCGACCCGCGCAAGACCGTCACGCCGGCCGGCGTGCAGCGCGCCGTGCGCGCCGCGCGCGACGCGGGCGTCCAGGTCGCGGTCAAGCCCCACGTCGACGCGCTCGACGGCACCTTCCGCGGGGCCCTGCAGCCGGTCGACCGGGTCGCGTGGTTCGCCTCCTACAGCCGCGAGCTGCTGGCCTACGCCCGCGCGGCGCAGGCCGCCGGGGCCACGACGTTCGTCGTCGGCACCGAGCTCACCTCGCTGGCCCTGCGCGAGGCGGAGTGGCGCTCGCTCATCGCCGCGGTCCGCCGCGTCTTCCGAGGGCGGCTGACCTACGCCGCCAACTGGGTCCAGGGGGCCGAGCGCGTGCGCTTCTGGGACGCGCTGGACGTGGTCGGCGTCGACGCCTACATGCCGCTGGACGTCCGCGGCCGCCCGACGCCCGAGGCCGTCCGCGACGCCTGGGCGCCGTGGAAGGCCCGGCTTGCGGCGCTGCACCGGCGCACCGGCCGCGACGTCCTGCTCACCGAGCTGGGCTACGCGAGCCGGACCGGCGCGCTCGCCGAGCCCTCACGCGAGGAGGGCGGCGCTCCCGACGGCGGGGCGCTGCAGGCGGTCGCCTACGAGGGCGCGCTGCGGGCCTGGGAGGACGTGCCGTGGCTGCGCGGGATCTGGTGGTGGGACTGGCCCGCAGACCAGCGCGTGGCGACCGCGCCGCCGGCGATCGCCTACACCCCGCGCGACCGTCCCGCCGAGCGGGTGCTGCGCACCTGGGCGCCGCGGCCCTGACGGCGCAACGCCAGCGGCCCGCCTCAGGAGCGGGCCGCGGTGGTGGGACTTGCGGGTGGCGCCGGGTCGGCGCCGCCGCCGTCAGACCTTCGTGACGTTGACGGCCTTCGGCCCCTTGTCGCCGGCCTCCTCCTCGTAGAGGACGCGCGTGCCCTCGGCGAGCGTGCGGTAGCCGTCGGCGACGATGTTCGAGTGGTGGACGAAGAGGTCACGGCTGCCCTCATCCGGGGTGATGAAGCCGAAGCCCTTGTCGTCGCTGAACCACTTGACGGTGCCCGTGGGCATTGGTGTGGGACTCCTCCCGTTGGAGCGTGCTGCGAAGACGGCGAGGAACCCCTCGTTGCAACGCCTGCACTGCGTGGCCGAGCCCCTCGCTCGGCCGCTTTCGGCGCCACCGTACCAGAGGCCGCCTACCCCTCCGGGTGGCTTTGCCGTGAACGCGGATCAGGTGTGCTACGCGCGCGTGCGCGCGATGCGGACCTCGCCGCGCGCCTCGGATGACCGGCAGGTGACACGGCGGCGTCGCGCCTCGGGGATGATGGCGGCGTGTGGGTGCCCGATGCCGCCGTCTCGCGGCGCACGTTCGTCGCGGGGGCGACGGCGTCGCTGTTCCCGCTCACCTCGGCTGCCGCGCGCCAGCGCCGCAACCCGGTCGCGCGTGGCGGGACGTTCCCGTCCGCGGTCGCGGCCGGCGCGCCGCGCACCGACGGCGCGCTGCTGTGGACGCGCTGCGACGGCGTCGGGAAGGCGAAGCTGCGCTTCGAGGTCGCCGAGGACCCGGAGTTCCGCCGCGTGGTGCGCCACGGGCTGGCCCAGGCCACGCCGCTGCGCGACCAGACCGCGCGCCTGGCGGTCAAGGGGCTCGAGCCGGGCCGGCCCTACTGGTACCGCTTCGCCACCCGCGGCGCCTCATCGCCGGTCGGGCGCTTCCGGACGCTGCGCCCCGCCGACAGCCACGAGCCCGTGCGCATCGGCTGGTTCTCCTGCCAGCGCTACGAGCACGGCTGGTTCACGCCGCACGCCGGCCTCGCCGCGGAGGAGGACCTCGACCTCGTCCTCTCGCTCGGCGACTACATCTACGAGGAGGACAGCACCCCGAAGGTCCCCGAGCGCCGCGACCCGTCCGGGAGGCCCAACGGCCACGTCGAGACGCTCGAGCAGTTCCGCCAGCGCCACCGCACCTACCGCGGCGACCCCAACCTCCAGGCCATGCACGCCGCCCACGCGGTCGTGCCGATCTGGGACGACTGCGAGGTCGAGGGCGACTGGGCCGGCGAGCAGGAGTCGGCCGCCGGGAACCCGAGCGGTCCGCGCTCCATCCCCTTCGCCGACAAGCGCCGCAACGCCTTCCTGGCCTACTTCGAGAGCATGCCCGTCGAGCGCTCCAGAGGCCCTGAGCAGTTCAAGGTCTTCCGGTCGCTGCGCCTGGGGCGCACGGCGGAGCTCCTGCTGCTCGACACGCGCCAGTACCGCGACCCGCAGCCCTGCCGCGACGGCTCGCTGGACAGCGGCACCCTCTACTGCCCGGACACGGAGAAGCCGCGCAAGCGCCTCGGGGCCGAGCAGCAGGCGTGGCTGCGGCGCAGCCTGAGGGAGTCGCCCGCGACGTGGAAGGTCCTGGGCAACGCGCAGATGATGATGGCGCTGGAGTTCCCGCCCGGCTCGCCCGTGGCGGTGGACTCGTGGGACGGCTACGCCGCCGAGCGCCGCCAGGTCCTCGAGGCGGCGAAGGCCGACGGCGTCAGGAACCTCGTCTCGATCGTCGGCGACGTCCACGTCTTCTTCGCCGGCCAGCTCACCACGACCGGCCGCGTCGGCGGGACCCCGGTCGGCACGGAGTTCGTCGGCGCGTCGATCTCGCACGACGCGCTGAGCCTCCCCGGCCTGCCGCGCGACCTGAGCGACCCGGTCCTCGAGCAGCTCCCACTCGTCAACCCACACCTGCGCTACGCGCGCTTCCGCAACCGCGGCTACGCGACGCTCGAGGCCCGCCCGGACGAGCTCCGCGTCGTCTTCAAGGGCGTGCGGACGACGCTCACCCCGACGTCCCCGAGCTTCGAGCTCGCGCGCTTCCGGGTGCCCGAGGGCGCGACGGACCTCGAGCGCGGCTGATGCGGGTCGTCGTCATGGCCCGCCAGCCGGTGCCCGGCGCGTGCAAGACGCGGCTGGAGCCGCTGCTGGGCCCCGACGGCTGCGCAGCGCTCCAGGCCGAGCTGGTCCGCCACACCGTCGCCTGCTGCCCGCGCGGGCGCACGCTCGTGGCGACCAGCGGCGGGGACCTCGCCGGGCTCCTGCCGCCCGGGACGCCGACGGTCGCCCAGGAGGGGGCGCACCTCGGCGAGCGCATCGCCCACGCGGTGGGCGTGGCGGGGACCCCGGCGACCGTCATCGGGACCGACCTGCCGTCGCTGCGGCCCGCGGACCTCGCGGCCGCCGAGGCGGCGCTCGAGGGCCACGACGTGGTGTTCGGGCCGGCCGACGACGGGGGCTGGTGGGTCTGCGCGCTGCGCGCCCCCGCGCCCGAGGTCTTCGCGATCGCGCCGGCCCTGTGGGGCGGCGAGGAGGTCCTCGACGCCTGCGTCGCCGCGGCGCGGGCGGCCGGGCGGCGCGTGGCGTTCATCGACGAGCGCACCGACCTGGACACGCCGGCCGACGCCGCGCGGGTCCTGGAGGACCCGGCGACGCCGGCCGCGGTCGCGGCGGTGCTGCGCGGCGCCTAGCGGCGGGCGGCGCCGCGCTTCCTGGCCTTGGCCTTCTTCGCGCGGGCCTTCTTGGCCTTGGAGGCCTTCACCAGCGCGTTCCAGCTGCGCACCGTCCTGCGGAAGGTCGCCGCGCTCAGCGGGGCGATCGTCTCCGCGGTGCGCAGCTCGACCTCGCGCGACACGAGCTCCTCGGCCTGGCGGAACTGGCCGAAGCGGCCGTTGTCGGCGGTCGAGATGCGCGCGAGCGGCTTGTGGGTCTCCGGCTCGAGGACGATCTCCGTCCCGGCCTGCGTGTTGTCGGTGACCCACTTGTCGTCGCCGGCCTTGGGGTCGCTGGTCTTGCGGTCGCCCGGGACGGTGTAGACGATGCCGGCGATCCCCGCGACGGTGCGCTGGCCGATCGGCTGCAGGACGCCGCGCCCGACGAGCTTGGCGTTGTAGGCCGCGGTCCAGCCGGCGAACGGCGGGACGTCGGGGCCCTTGCCGCGCAGGACGCGCGGCTCGTTGCCGGCGTGGTTGACGTAGACGAACTCGGTCTTCGTCGAGAACGCCTCGCGCAGGACCTTGCCCGAGTCGGGATCGAGGGTGCGAGAGCGCCACCGATCAGCGGTCGCCCAGTACTCGGTGCGCGTGTGCTGGTTGGACGACGTGCCGGTGATCGAGAGGTCGATGACGCCGTGCTCGACCTGGCCGGCCGGGATCCCGGTGTCGTAGACGGCCGGGTCGATGCCGCGGGCGTCGGCGGCCGGCGCGGCGGCGAGGCCGAGGCCGGCGAGGGCCGCGACGGTGGCGGCGGCCCGGCGAGGGGTGAGGGACAGGGTGGGCATGCCCGCACAACGACCGCCGCGGCGGGAGGTCCCGCCGCAGGTGGGCCGGGGATCCCCCTAGTCCCGGGCCGCGACGGCCTCGCCGCGCCAGCGGTAGCCGAAGCCGCGAACCGTCTCGATCGGGTCGGCGTCCCCCGCCGTGGCCTGCGTGATCTTGCGCCGCAGGTAGCCCACGTAGAGCTTGACCTGGTCGGCGCCGACGCCCTTGCCCTCGCCCCACACGAGGTCGAGCAGGCGCTCGCGCGTCAGGACCTCTCCGGGGTGGCGCACGAAGGTCAGCAGCAGCCGGAACTCGAGCGGCGTGAGGCCCACCTCGTGGCCGAGGACCTCCACCCGCGCCCCGGGCACGTCGATGCGCACGACGCCGTCCTCGTAGGTCTCCGGCGCCTCCTCGCGCTGCGCGCGGCGGGCGCGGCGCAGCAGCGCGCCGACGCGCGCGAGCAGCTCCTGGCGGCCGAAGGGCTTGACGACGTAGTCGTCGGCGCCCGCCTGCAGGGCCCGGACCTTCTCGAGCTCGGCGGCGTGTGACGTGAGCATCAGGACCGGCACCTCGGTGACGTCACGCAGGCGCTCGAGCGCCTGCCAGCCGTCCATCCCCGGCATCGACACGTCGAGGACGACGAGGTCGGGACGCAGCTCGAAGACCGCCCGCAGCGCCGCCTGCCCGTCGCCGGCCTCCTCGACCGTCGCCCCGGCGCGCTCGAGCAGCTCGCGCAGCAGCAGCCGCGTGCTCGGGTCGTCGTCGACCACGAGGATGCGCGTGCCCTCCACGGCTAGTCCTCCTGCCCTGGCCGGCGGCGGTCGGCCTTGCGCGCACCCTGCCGGCGCTTGGCCTCGAGCCGCCGGCGGCGTGACGCGGCCGTGGGCTTCGTGGCGGTGCGCGGGCGCGGGACGTGCAGCGCGCGGGCCAGGCGGTCCTCGAGGCGCTCGAGCGCGAGCTGGCGGTTGCGCTGCTGCGAGCGGGCGTCCTGCGCGACGGCGCGCACGACGGGTCCGCAGCGCCCGAGGACGCGACGGCGCTGCTCCTCGCTGAGCGCCGTGCTGGCCGCCACGTCGAACGACGCCTCGATGCGCGAGGACGTGACGTTGGCGTGCTGGCCGCCCGGCCCCGAGGAGCGGCTGGCCCGCACGACGACCTCGTGCGGCGGGATGCGCACGCCCCGGGCGGGTCGCAGGTGTCCGTCGGCGTCGGGCACGACGACGTCGGACAGTAGCCACCCGTACGCTGCGGCGGTGAGCGACGAGAGGCTGCGCCCGCGCGATCCGCACAGCGCCGACGAGGAGCTCCTCGAGGCCGACACGCTGGCGATCGTCTCCCAGCTCGACGACGCCGCGCGGGTCCGGCGCATGGCCGCCGAGATCGAGATGGGCTTCGACCGCCTGCGGCCGCTGCGCGGCCACGCCGTCTCGATCTTCGGCTCGGCGCGCACGCCGGCCGACAGCCCGGAGTACGCGGCGGGTCGCACCGTGGCGCGCCGGCTGGGCGAGGAGGGCTTCGCGATCATCACCGGCGGCGGTCCCGGCCTGATGGAGGCCGCCAACCGCGGGGCGCTCGACGCCGGCGCGCTGTCCGTCGGCCTCGGGATCGACCTGCCGGGGGAGCCCGGCCTGAACCCGTACGTCGGGATCCCGCTCGAGTTCCACTACTTCTTCGCGCGCAAGATCATGTTCGTGCGCTACGCCCGGGCGTTCGTCGTCCTGCCGGGCGGCATCGGCACCGGCGACGAGCTCTTCGAGGCGTGGACGCTCGTGCAGACCGAGAAGATCCGCCACTTCCCGATCGTCCTCTTCGGCAGCGACTACTGGGGTGGCCTGCTGGACTGGATGCGCGAGGCGATGCTCGCCGGTGGCAAGGTCTCCCCCGGCGACCTCGACATCGTGCACCTCACCGACGACCCCGAGGAGGTCTGCCGGATCGTGTGCGCCGCCGAGGAGCTGCGGCCGCCGGCGCCCTAGAGGCCCGGCGGGTGGCGCACGGTGAAGCCCGCGCTCGAGCGGCTCGCCGTCTGCCAGCGCGAGCCGGTCTTCTGGCGGCCCGAGGTGTCGAAGCGCAGGCCGGCCACGACCATGTACATGTGGCCGCCGTTGGCGTAGATCGTCACCCACTGGCCGGGGCCGGCGTCGCCCCAGCTCTCGAAGGAGCCGGAGGGCATCGGGGCCTTGAGCAGGTCGGCGCCGTGCAGGGCGTAGGAGACCGAGCCCGAGCAGTCGTAGCCGGTGTCCTGCCACTTGCCGTGGCCGCCGCCGTAGCGGTAGGGCTTCGTGGCGATCGCGTTGCCCGCGGCGATGATCTGCTTGACCGCCTCGGGCGCGTTGGCCGGGGCGATGGCCAGGCCGTCGGGGCCGACCGTCGCGCGGTCGCCGGGGGCGAGCTTGGCGGGGGCGACGGGCTCGGCCGGGGCCAGGCCGCGG
The DNA window shown above is from Conexibacter sp. SYSU D00693 and carries:
- a CDS encoding flavin monoamine oxidase family protein, whose protein sequence is MEADVVVVGAGLAGLSAARALQQAGREVLVVEARDRVGGRTLNEPIDDAGQVVELGGQWVGPTQHRLLELARELGVATYPTHGKGWNAVRWKGRTRRYRGTIPWLSPVALADVGQAQLRLDRLARTVPLDAPWTAPDAERLDGLTFETWVRRTVATAAGRTLLRTAIDAVWAADARDVSLLHVLFYIHSAGGFDALVDTEGGAQQWRFHGGSQLLSLRLAERVGHDRILLGTPVRQVDHDEARGVTVRWDGGEARARRAVLAVPPALAGRLVYRPALPAVRDGLTQRMAQGSVIKCMAVYDEPFWRADGLSGQALDPEGACKVVYDNTPPSGSPGVLLGFLEGRVARRMAMASQDERRRVVLDGLAGLFGARALRPTGYVDKAWMDEEFSRGCYGGYLPPGGWTDFGQALRAPVGPLHWAGAETATVWNGYMDGAVSSGERAAREVLAALSAPEEVEEPELPLGAPGDGRA
- a CDS encoding GNAT family N-acetyltransferase; amino-acid sequence: MLRAAPRIRPAEDTEVPLAVEALRRAGFSGDGIVRLLEYPRRSAHGIVMLADGRTSPQGVVCCAVFARTGWIGALGVLPGARRRGLGQALTETATAWLREHGAETVLLYATEMGRPVYERLGFVAEGSATAWRGVAGDGLPSGVPAARPLVEGDRAGIRAVDEAATGERRDVMLDAVRPLYGMGVDAADGSGLAGWALRSPWGTGAAIAARDPDAGLHLLAGATDGPLPGTLVVPDANEPARRALRSWGFARLNSAERMRLGPAVAWRPERQFGLFNLFWG
- a CDS encoding uroporphyrinogen decarboxylase family protein translates to MALRIAPVLDEVAARLSGRPRTDRLRDPVGWAYALRDAVAVAEPAVVVSHLDGELEAAALRAALAGGAHWSDRLLDAAPLARTAPTAEAAELVRTLVGVGRAGRPVAATLTGPWTVAARLAPEVLGDAAHDAGAQAELADLVADALAALLGAYAEAGASLVVVVEEGAGALDDVDRAGAHRPLVRALAHHRLDGVLWLPDGVGADAVAGGYAAVARAWAGTGEPPAGGAVRLDPALWDQDPGAFAARWPAIAAAAERAGADLVLSDGPVPGGAPAANLRAAAGVAAAA
- a CDS encoding DUF6458 family protein, with amino-acid sequence MTMGTSVFLIALGAILRYAVEDAISGVNLATVGLILMIAGIVGIVLSFLMMAMARDRRAEVVHERRTVDPYARP
- a CDS encoding amino acid deaminase/aldolase, which translates into the protein MDHAALRRRLDAATAGLEAPFAVVDLDAFDANAADMVRRAGGTPIRLASKSVRCVALLRRALERPGFAGVLAFTLPEALWLARQGFEDVVVAYPTADRHAVGELAADARLRERVTVMVDDVAHLDLLADATGSDPVALPDATGSDPVALRVCLDLDTSWRPLGGRVRIGARRSPLRTPAQAAALARAALDRGLVVDGVMAYEAQVAGVGDAPPGKRLYGTALRAVQAGSMRELRARRAAVVAAVRGVVPDLRFVNGGGTGSLERTAAEPAVTELGAGSGLFGPTLFDGYRAFRPRPAALFALPVVRRPGPGVATVLGGGYPASGAAGRDRLVSPFLPDGLRLDGQEGAGEVQTPVLGAAADGLRIGDRVWARHAKAGELCERFAALHLVAGDEVVETVPTYRGEGQTFL